ATAACTTTCAATTTTATTGCTTCTGTAACTAGTCTTTTTACAAATTAACAAAAATATACGGTGCTACCTAATAAAAAAGGCACTTTTCAGTGCCTTTTTTAAATTTTTAGTTAATTAGTATTAGATTGATTATTCATCATCTTCTACAAGTGTCATCAATGAAGTGTTACCCCCTGATGCAGTTGTATCAATACTAATTGTTTTTTCAGTAATTAAGCGCTTAATTAAGGTATCGTAATACTCAGAGCTTATCACTGGTAAAATAGCACCTTTACGTTGTGCAAGTTGTTGGCTGAAGTAGCCTAAACGAGAAGAACGTGCTGCCACTACGGCACCTGCTAAATGTGGGTGAGCCAAAATTGCTTGTAACTGGTTAGGTTTAGCAACTTGGAAAACACCTTCAGCAACACCTGTAGAGATAAATTTATCTTTAAAGGCTACCGCTTCATCATAAAACAGCTCAGAAGCCACAGTAATTACCGTATTACCCGCTGCTAGTGCTGTAATAATAGAAAGTGCCCAAAAGTTAAACGAGGTGCTTTTATCTGCATAACATACTACACAACCGCGTGCTTCAAGGTGAAGAGTATTTGACTCGCCCGTTGGCCCCGGCAGAGTTTTGAACTTACGCATGTGTTTTTCAAGGCGGTTTAATTGTGCACGTGCCTCTGCAAGCGTTAGCGCTAAATCGTCTGCTAAGTCGTCGATAATCTCTACCGTTGCTACTTTTGCAAGTAACTGGCGAACAGCCGATACACGGTCGTTTAATGGAGTTGAACGCCAAATTTTTTCGTCGCGCATTGAGTTAGCCATTAGCTTTTGAACTTGCTCATTTGCACCGCTGTAGTGGTGTAAATCAAGCTCATCTGGCGTCAGGTTAGTCATTTGCACGTTATCTGGTGATGCTTTTTCTTTCACTAAACGTTGAAGGTAGTTAGGGCCACCGGCTTTAGGGCCAGTACCTGATAAACCACGGCCACCAAATGGCTGCACACCAACAATAGCGCCAATCATATTACGGTTTACGTATACGTTACCCGCACGCGACATTTTAGCTAGGTACTCACAACGCTCTTCAATACGTGAATGAACACCCATTGTTAAGCCATACCCCGTGTTGTTAATTTGATCAATCACGTTGTCTATATCGTTCGCTTTAAAGCGAACAATGTGAACACATGGGCCAAATACTTCACGTTTAAGTACTGATAAATCTTCGATTTCGTATAAGCGAGGAGCAAAAAAGTATGCGCCGTTTTCGGTATTGTCCGGAATCTTACACTCATAATGAAGTGTTGCATTGCCTTTTAAATACTCAACGTGTTCGTTCAAGGTTTTAAGGGCTTTTTCATCAATTACAGGGCCTACATCGGTAGAAAGTAATGATGGGTCGCCAACGTGTAGCTCTGCAAGCGCACCTTTAAGCATTTCGATAATGCCATCAGCCACGTCTTCTTGAATAAACATAACGCGCAGTGCTGAACAGCGCTGACCCGCACTTTGAAAACCAGAACTAATTACATCGTCAACTACTTGCTCAGGTAGAGCCGTTGAATCGACAATCATACAGTTTTGGCCACCAGTTTCTGCAATTAGCGGTACTTGAATATCGTTACGAGCTGCTAATGTTTGAGAAATAATGGTGCCAGTTTCAGTTGAGCCGGTAAACATGACTGCTTGAATGCGCTCATCAGGTACGATGGTTTTACCAACTTCAGAGCCACGAGCAATAACAGGTTGCACTACGTGCTCAGGCAAACCTACAGAAAGCATTAATTCAATAGCACGAAGCGCAATTAAGCTTGTTTGCTCTGCTGGTTTTGCAATAACCGTGTTACCAGTAACTATTGCTGCAGCCACTTGCCCTAAGAAAATAGCAAGCGGGAAGTTCCACGGGCTAATACATAAAATTACACCGCGGGCTTCAAAACGCTCATCTGTAGAAAGCTCTTCTGCACGTGCTGCGTAATAACGGCAAAAATCGACCGCTTCACGTACTTCATCTATGCCATCTTGCGCAATTTTACCGGCTTCTTTAATACAAATAGCCACTAGCTCGTCATGATGACGCTCTAAAATATCAGCAACACGGCGCAGTAAGTTTGCACGCTCTTTTACTGATGTTTGTGACCAAGTCTCAAAGGCGGCTTCTGCGTTTGCAAGTATGTCTTTCATCTCATCGCCAGATTGCAATTTAACGTGGCCGATGATTTCTCTGTGATCTGCAGGGTTTTTAACAGCCAAAGAGCCTTCAGGTACTTGGCTTTGGTCAATTAAATGTTCGTTAAACCAGCTTTCAAGGTTTTCTTTGAAAGGCGTAATAACGTTAATATCTGTTAAGTCCATGCCTTTAGAGTTAGCACGCTCGTCGCCGTATAAATCAATTGGCATCTTAATTTGCGTGTTGTACTTATTACGAAGGCCTTGCAGTGTTTCAACTGGGTCTGGTAAAAGTGACTCAACAGGTTTAGTTGTATCTACAATTGCATTTACAAACGAAGAGTTAGCGCCATTTTCTAATAAACGACGTACTAAATAAGCAAGTAAGTCTTCGTGTTGACCAACAGGTGCGTAAACACGACACTGAATTTTCTCTTCGTTTACGATTTGGTCAAATAAAGATTCGCCCATACCGTGTAAGCGTTGGAATTCAAAGCCAGTGTTATCGCCTTTAGCTACTTCTAAAATTGTGGCAGCTGTGTATGCATTGTGCGTAGCAAATTGCGGGTAAAGCACATCACGCGCTTCAAGCATTCTAATTGCACAAGCTTTGTAAGATACGTCAGTTGTCGCTTTACGGGTAAATACAGGGTAGTGATCTAAACCATCTTGTTGCGTGGTTTTGATTTCAGTATCCCAGTAAGCACCTTTTACTAAGCGAACCATCATTTTACGGCCTACGCGGGTAGCCAGTTCAGTTACCCACTCTATAACAAAAATAGCGCGCTTTTGATAAGCCTGAACAGCTAAACCAAACCCTTGCCAGTTACCTAAATCTTCATCGCTAAATACAGCTTCTATTACATCTAAAGAAATATCTAAGCGGTCAGCTTCTTCAGCATCAACGGTAAAGCCTATGTCGTACTTTTTAGCTGCAAGCGCAAGTTCTTTAAGTTTAGGAACAATTTCTTCCATCACGCGCTCTTTATGCGTGAACTCATAGCGCGGGTGAATAGCAGAAAGCTTAACTGAAATACCAGGGCTTTTAACTGGGCCTCGGCCATTCGCTGCTTTACCAATGGCATGTATTGCATTCATGTAGCTGTCGAAGTAACGCTGTGCATCTTTCATAGTGCGTGCGCCTTCGCCTAGCATATCGTATGAATATACATAGCCTTTTTGCTCTTTTTCGGCAGCGCGCTCAATAGCTTCGTCAATGGTACGGCCCATTACGAATTGCTTACCCATAATTTTCATCGCAAAGTTTACTGATTTGCGAATTACAGGCTCACCTAAACGACCAATGGTCTTTTTAAGCATACCAAATTGTTGTTCTTTGGTTTTATCTGTGTAGTTAACCATTTTACCGGTTACTAATAGTCCCCAAGAAGATGCATTTACGAATAAAGAATCGCTGCTTCCTAAGTGAGAACTCCAATCACCTTTAGCTAGTTTGTCACGAATTAACGTATCTTGGGTTGCTTTGTCTGGTACACGAAGTAAAGCTTCGGCCAAACACATTAACACTACACCTTCTTCACTAGAGAGTGAGAATTCATTTAAAAGCGCATCAACACCGCTTTGACCGTCTTGGTCTTTACGAATATTAAGTACGATTTGGCGAGCTCTTTCCCATGCACGGCTACGTGCTTTAACACCCACTTCTGCAAGTGGTAAAATATGATCAATAACTGCATTTTCGTCAATGCGGTAAAAATCACGAATTTTCTGTCTTGTAGGACAGGTTGTTGTCAAATCGCCATTGAATAACATAAGCAACCCTTAGGAATGTTAATATGTAAACGGTAGAACAAAATTTATGCGCTTGTGCCGTTAAGCTAAAGCAAACTTGCTACCAATAAATTACCAGTGATGTAATGCGTGCATTCTAATTAAATTTCAGCAGAATATGCTGGTTAAATTTCACGATTTACGATAATTTACAGGGCATATTTTCAACTTATCCGTATAAAATTCTGTATGACAAGTCCAAATAGATTACGCCTGCTTGATCGTATCGATTTAGCAATATTAGACGTTCTTCAAAAGAACGGCAGAATTTCTAATGTTAACCTGGCAAAACAGGTTAATTTAAGTCCAAGCCCGTGCCTTGACCGCGTTAAGCGTTTAGAGCAAGAAGGCTATATAGAAGGGTACAATGCTAAGCTTAGCGAACAAAAGCTGAATCAGAGCTTAGTAGCGCATGTTCAAGTATCTCTTGTTACTTCTAACACGGCGGTATTTAAGGTATTTAAGCAACATATACTTAAAATTGATCAAGTAGTTGAATGCGACATGGTGGCAGGCGGTTACGACTACTTGCTTAAAATTAGAGTGTCAGATATGGACGAGTACCGACAGGTACTAGGTGATTTGGTTGATATTCCGGGAGTAGGGACTCATCATACCTATATGGTGATAGAAAAAATTAAGCAAGACCCAGGGCTGCGTTTAGACTTTTAATATTTTTGGCATCAATATTTAATGACTAATGCACGTCCAAGCACACATTGTTTACACACATATAAAAAAGCACCCTTGGGTGCTTTTTTTATGCTGCTATATTTATGTTACCTAAATAGCAATATTTTTTATTAGTGCTATTTAAGCCCAGCCTTCGTAGCGTTTACGACGCGACAATACAACCGTTAAAATAATACCTAAAAATAGGCCTATAAAGGCAATAGCGCCGCCATAAGTTAATAACTGACGTTTTTCTTTAGCGGTAGCCGCTTGTTTTTGAGCGCGCTCTTGCTCTAAAGTAGTTTGTAATTCAGTAATTTGCTGGTTAAGTAAATCGTTTTGATTGGTCAGCGTTTGGTTTTGCTCTTGTAGCTGTGGTAATTCAACCTGTGCTTGGCGCAGCTTATTTTGTACTGTGCTCATTTCGCTGCTGAGCGTTTGGTATTGCTTATGAAGCCCTGGTGTTTGCGATACAAACTTAGACTCTACCCAACCTTCACGGTCTTTGTCGTCTTTAATTTTAATAAAGCCGTTTTCTTCTTTTGATAACAAGGTTAATTTAGTGCCGGCATCTACAGAGCCTAACAAACGGTAATTTTTGCCAGCGCCTGAGCGCATAAAAGTATATAAGTTGTCGATGATATAAGCGGAGTTTGCATCTGTTGAATTGGCTGTTTGAGCTTCTTGTGCTTGGCTTATAAACGTGGTGGCTGTTAAAAGTAGCCCTAGTAAACAGTGTTTTAGCATTTATCTACCTTGTTAGTCTTTCCGTGTCCGTTGTGGTTGTGATTAAGATTTTCACATAAGTAGTGAGATAGTATGGATTAAACGCGCCAATAGCAAGGCTGATATTGTAACCCGATGCGCTCGTTACTCAGCCAAAAAGGCTAAAAAATTTGCAAAATGAAGCGGCTTTGTTTATTTTGACCACTTATTTATTTTAAAGGTAATCCTCAACCCTAATGGATACTGAGATAGAACTGAAGTTTTTGGTATCAGATGCCGTTGTTCCGCTGATCCCCTCGCTCATCACTCAATTTGCTAAAACCGTTATTAATAAGCCTTCTCGTAGTTTACAAAATGCTTATTACGATACACCAAGTCGAGAGCTAAGAGCACTTGATATAGGTTTTAGAACCCGCTGCGCAGACAGTAAATGCGAACAAACAATCAAACTTGCTGGCGAAGTAGTAGGCGGGTTACATCAGCGCCCTGAATATAATCTTCCTATAGAATCAAGCCGCCCAGACTTATTAGCATTTAACGCCTCTATTTGGCCGCATGGCATGCAAGTAAACGCAATTAGCGACAATCTATACCCTATTTTTAGTACCAACTTTATTCGCCGCACATGGCTAATAGAAACTCAAAATGGCGCCAAAATAGAAGTTGTACTTGATAAAGGTGAAGTAGCGGCCTCGGGCAAAGTAGATATTATTAGCGAGCTTGAAATAGAGCTTGTTGAGGGAAGCAGAAGCGAGTTATTTGCTTTGGCAGATAAATTAGTAAGCCAAAACTGTATTCGCCTTGGTTTATATTCAAAGGCAGCACGTGGTTACCGCTTAGCCGATGAAACACCTTTAAAACCGAGTAAATCTATTGGGTTTGTAAAATTAAATAAACATGCCACACAAGAACAAGCACTTATTGCTGCAATGAACTTTGGTATTCGTTTTGTGCAAAAACATGAGCAATGCTATTTTGACAAACCGAGTTTAAAAACGCTTAAACGCGTGACCGATGGCATAAGTTTAATAAGGCATAATTTTTGGCTGTTTGATGACATTGTTTCTAAAGAAAGCACTGAGCAATTAAGAACAGAGCTTAAATGGTTATTAAGCGAACTTGCATGGGTAGAAAATGCGATTCAATTAAAAACTTATACCTCTAAACGCCATGCTTTTTATAAAAAAATAAACGCAGCCCCTGCACTGGCTCAAGTTATTAACGATTTAAAAGAGCTGCAGCCAAGTATTGATGATATTAATGCATTGTTTCAAAGTGCGCGATACAACCGTTTGCTACTTTCGCTGACTACTTGGTTAGTAGATAAACAATGGCGAAAGTTTTGGGGGCAAACTCAATTACAAGCCGCAGAGCAACCGGTGGCTAAAATAGGTAAACGCCTATTTAATAAAGATTGGCAAAACCTAGATAAGCTACTGCCAAAAGAGCAAACCTTAACCGCCAAAGACTACCTAAGTTTACGTACTCAGCTTGAAAATAGCCTACTAAGCGGTAACTGCTTAGGCGCGCTGTTTGATAAAGAAGAGCGCTTAGAGTTTAGATTGCCTTGGCTTGATATTTCACATGGTATGTACGAGTTAAGCACTTTAGAGTATTTAAAGCAGCTTTGTGGTGGCCAAGAAGATGAGCAACTTGCTAAAATTCAAAGCTGGCTTGATCAAAAATCTGACTTTTTAGTTAGCGCCATGGAGCAAAGTCGCTTAGCCTCATTTGATATAGAACCGTACTGGCAATAATTCATTAATCAGGTGCTTGATTTAACAAGCACCTGATTAAATAACTCCCTCACTTATAAACCTACCCTTTAAATACTTATCTTTTAATTACATTCTTTAAAATATAAAACTTAGTAATAATTAAAATGGAGTGTTAGTCACTCATTAACTATGCTTGTAGTCATAAACCTAAATAGGTAAGGCTAATATGAAGTATGTTGTTGTTTTACTTTTTTTATTAAACAGTTCAGGAATACTTGCTCAAACGTTTAGTTTTGGTGTGGTACCGCAATATGAGCCTCAAAAACTAAATACGTTGTGGCAGCCGTTGCTTAGTAAAATAACTGAAAAAACCGGCATTAAGTTAAAGCTGGTGACCGTGGAGTCGATACCTGTTTTTGAACAAGGTTTTGCCCAAGGAGATTATGACTTTGCTTACATGAACCCTTGGCATAGTGTTATAGCTCACGATAAGCAAGGCTATATACCTATTGTTAAAGATGCTGCCCGGCATTTACAAGGTGTATTAGTAGTAAACAAAAACAGCAATATAAACACCTTAGAGCAACTAGAGGGGGCTGAAATTGCTTTTCCTGCACCTAATGCTTTAGGCGCATCCCTATTAATGCGTGCAGAGTTAGCTTTACTTTATGGGTTAACAATTAAACCTATATATGTACAAACACACTCATCGGTTTATTTAAATGTTGCACTTAATTCTACCCCCGCGGGCGGCGGCGTATTAGGCACTTTAAATCAGCAGCCAAAAAACTTACAAAATAAGCTTAAAGTAATTTATAAAACGCGAAAAGTGAGCCGTCACCCAATTGTTGGACACCCACGAGTTAACTCAAAAATACAGGCGCAAATACAAAGCGCTATTATTGAAATAGGGCAAAACCCTCAGCAAAAGCACTTATTAGCAGGGATCCCTATAGTGGAGCCGAGTAAAGCGAGTCTTGCCGACTATCAGTCATTAACACAATGGGGGTTACGCTCGTTTTATGTTGAAAATTAACTGGTGGCGTAGCCTTAGGGTGCAAAGCTTTATTGCTGTTATGGTGTTTGGCTTTTTATTAATTTGTTTATTTGTTTTTTATGCGCTGCCAGAGCAAGCTCGTTGGGTTAATGATGGCCTCTCTAAAGCGGCGCAGCGTTCGCTACAGCAGCTGTCTACCTCTATTACTACCCCTTTGTTAACTCGCCAATATGCTGAGCTTTACGAACAAATAGACTCACAGCTTGAAATACAGCCTAATTGGAAGGCAATTCGAGTGGTAGACACCGCAACACAAAACCAGTTATACCCTTTAAATGAATGGCTAAGAGAAAGCGTGGCTGGCGATGTAACATTAAAAGAACGCGTTGAGTTTTTAGATAAGCCGCTGGCTGAAATCACATTAGTTGTAAATTTTGAAACAGAAGTAAATGAAGCCGCTAAACTTCACTACACCTTAATTTATATCCAATTTTTTATACTTGTAATCTTTTTTATTGCACTTGCTTGGTTGGTCGACTACAGAATTACAACCCCTTTGCGCTCATTAGAAATTGCGTTTTCTAAGCTTGCCAAGGGTAATTTTGATTGTCGGGTGAGTGTGCAGCAAAAAAATGAGATAGGCAGTGTGACTAACTCTTTCAATAAAATGGCGAGTGAGGTGGCTAATAGTCATCAAAAAGTAAACGCATTAAGAATTCAAGCTGAATCTGCAAGTAAAGCTAAGTCAGACTTTATGGCAAATATGAGTCATGAGTTAAGGACGCCTTTAAACGCAATTTTAGGCCTAGCTCAGCTTTATCAATACGATAGCAATGCTTCTGAGATCCAAAAAGAAAATGCTCAAAGTATTTATCAAGCTGGCGAGCATCTGCTTTTATTAATTAACGACGTATTAGATTTAACCTCTATTGAATCGGGCAATTTGCAATTTAATTTTGAACACGCCCCCGTAAAAGAGATGTTGGTAAATTGTATTGAGCTGGTGTCTGAGCTTGCTAGGGTAGAGTTAGTTTCATTGCATACACATGACATTGATTCGTTAGAAGGGGTGTATTTATATGTAGATAAGCGCCGATTTAAACAAGTACTACTTAACCTACTTTCAAATGCTATTAAATATAACAAAGTACGCGGAAAAATCGATATTCGCTGTAAGGTGGATAGTGATACTCGTTGTAATATTGATATTGAAGATACCGGGTGTGGGTTTTCTCAAGATGATATTTTACGACTATTTAAACCCTTTGATAGGCTGGGAGCTGAGACGAGTAAAACTCATGGTACGGGTATCGGTTTAGTGATCACCAAAGAGTTGATAGAGCGAATGCAAGGTGAGCTGAAAGTAAGCTCTAAAATAGACAATGGGTCTTGCTTTAAAGTCAGCTTTAATAGCTTTACAAAAGACGCAGTAGTAGCAGAGCATATAAGCCCTACTGGCGTTGAAGCAACGACCATAAATAAGCAAGCATTACCTTTAATCAAAGTGCTGGTGGCAGAGGATCAGCTTACTAACCAGCAAGTACTAAAACAACAGCTTACTATGCTTGGGGTCGATTCAACGTTTGCCAATAATGGAGCGCAAGCATGGCAAATACTGCAAAGTAATCATTTTGATATGTTGCTTAGCGATATACAGATGCCATTGTTAAATGGATTAGAGTTGGCAAAAAAAATTCGTAGTAGCAAAAAGTACGACGAACTTATTATTATTGCTGTTACTGCTAATATTATGAAAGATAATATTGAAGCTTGCTACGCTTGCGGTATGAATGGGTTTATAACTAAGCCTGTAGAGCTTGAAAGCTTAAAGTCATTACTAATGGAGCATGCTAAGGGCATAACTAACACTGAAAAGAATCAGATTGAAGTTAAAGAGCAAACCAGTTGTACATTTACCCAATTAGACATGCCTTTACTTTGTTCAATGTTAGGAAATGAACCTCAAACACACTGTTTAGTTTTTAATGCATTTTTACAAACAGCGTGCGAGCAGGTTAAATTAATTGAAGCTTTTACTCATAGCGCTAATTACACAGATTTAGCATTTCAGGCCCATGGCTTAAAGTCATCAGCAAAATCGGTAGCGGCACTAAAGCTAAGTGATATTTGCCAAAAGATAGAAAGCTTAGCAGAGCAAAAAAAATTAGATGAAACATTATTTTTTGAATTAGAAATGACTTTTAACGAGGTG
The sequence above is drawn from the Pseudoalteromonas espejiana DSM 9414 genome and encodes:
- a CDS encoding phosphate/phosphite/phosphonate ABC transporter substrate-binding protein; the protein is MKYVVVLLFLLNSSGILAQTFSFGVVPQYEPQKLNTLWQPLLSKITEKTGIKLKLVTVESIPVFEQGFAQGDYDFAYMNPWHSVIAHDKQGYIPIVKDAARHLQGVLVVNKNSNINTLEQLEGAEIAFPAPNALGASLLMRAELALLYGLTIKPIYVQTHSSVYLNVALNSTPAGGGVLGTLNQQPKNLQNKLKVIYKTRKVSRHPIVGHPRVNSKIQAQIQSAIIEIGQNPQQKHLLAGIPIVEPSKASLADYQSLTQWGLRSFYVEN
- a CDS encoding CYTH and CHAD domain-containing protein, giving the protein MDTEIELKFLVSDAVVPLIPSLITQFAKTVINKPSRSLQNAYYDTPSRELRALDIGFRTRCADSKCEQTIKLAGEVVGGLHQRPEYNLPIESSRPDLLAFNASIWPHGMQVNAISDNLYPIFSTNFIRRTWLIETQNGAKIEVVLDKGEVAASGKVDIISELEIELVEGSRSELFALADKLVSQNCIRLGLYSKAARGYRLADETPLKPSKSIGFVKLNKHATQEQALIAAMNFGIRFVQKHEQCYFDKPSLKTLKRVTDGISLIRHNFWLFDDIVSKESTEQLRTELKWLLSELAWVENAIQLKTYTSKRHAFYKKINAAPALAQVINDLKELQPSIDDINALFQSARYNRLLLSLTTWLVDKQWRKFWGQTQLQAAEQPVAKIGKRLFNKDWQNLDKLLPKEQTLTAKDYLSLRTQLENSLLSGNCLGALFDKEERLEFRLPWLDISHGMYELSTLEYLKQLCGGQEDEQLAKIQSWLDQKSDFLVSAMEQSRLASFDIEPYWQ
- a CDS encoding TIGR04211 family SH3 domain-containing protein translates to MLKHCLLGLLLTATTFISQAQEAQTANSTDANSAYIIDNLYTFMRSGAGKNYRLLGSVDAGTKLTLLSKEENGFIKIKDDKDREGWVESKFVSQTPGLHKQYQTLSSEMSTVQNKLRQAQVELPQLQEQNQTLTNQNDLLNQQITELQTTLEQERAQKQAATAKEKRQLLTYGGAIAFIGLFLGIILTVVLSRRKRYEGWA
- the putA gene encoding bifunctional proline dehydrogenase/L-glutamate gamma-semialdehyde dehydrogenase PutA, yielding MLFNGDLTTTCPTRQKIRDFYRIDENAVIDHILPLAEVGVKARSRAWERARQIVLNIRKDQDGQSGVDALLNEFSLSSEEGVVLMCLAEALLRVPDKATQDTLIRDKLAKGDWSSHLGSSDSLFVNASSWGLLVTGKMVNYTDKTKEQQFGMLKKTIGRLGEPVIRKSVNFAMKIMGKQFVMGRTIDEAIERAAEKEQKGYVYSYDMLGEGARTMKDAQRYFDSYMNAIHAIGKAANGRGPVKSPGISVKLSAIHPRYEFTHKERVMEEIVPKLKELALAAKKYDIGFTVDAEEADRLDISLDVIEAVFSDEDLGNWQGFGLAVQAYQKRAIFVIEWVTELATRVGRKMMVRLVKGAYWDTEIKTTQQDGLDHYPVFTRKATTDVSYKACAIRMLEARDVLYPQFATHNAYTAATILEVAKGDNTGFEFQRLHGMGESLFDQIVNEEKIQCRVYAPVGQHEDLLAYLVRRLLENGANSSFVNAIVDTTKPVESLLPDPVETLQGLRNKYNTQIKMPIDLYGDERANSKGMDLTDINVITPFKENLESWFNEHLIDQSQVPEGSLAVKNPADHREIIGHVKLQSGDEMKDILANAEAAFETWSQTSVKERANLLRRVADILERHHDELVAICIKEAGKIAQDGIDEVREAVDFCRYYAARAEELSTDERFEARGVILCISPWNFPLAIFLGQVAAAIVTGNTVIAKPAEQTSLIALRAIELMLSVGLPEHVVQPVIARGSEVGKTIVPDERIQAVMFTGSTETGTIISQTLAARNDIQVPLIAETGGQNCMIVDSTALPEQVVDDVISSGFQSAGQRCSALRVMFIQEDVADGIIEMLKGALAELHVGDPSLLSTDVGPVIDEKALKTLNEHVEYLKGNATLHYECKIPDNTENGAYFFAPRLYEIEDLSVLKREVFGPCVHIVRFKANDIDNVIDQINNTGYGLTMGVHSRIEERCEYLAKMSRAGNVYVNRNMIGAIVGVQPFGGRGLSGTGPKAGGPNYLQRLVKEKASPDNVQMTNLTPDELDLHHYSGANEQVQKLMANSMRDEKIWRSTPLNDRVSAVRQLLAKVATVEIIDDLADDLALTLAEARAQLNRLEKHMRKFKTLPGPTGESNTLHLEARGCVVCYADKSTSFNFWALSIITALAAGNTVITVASELFYDEAVAFKDKFISTGVAEGVFQVAKPNQLQAILAHPHLAGAVVAARSSRLGYFSQQLAQRKGAILPVISSEYYDTLIKRLITEKTISIDTTASGGNTSLMTLVEDDE
- a CDS encoding winged helix-turn-helix transcriptional regulator, translated to MTSPNRLRLLDRIDLAILDVLQKNGRISNVNLAKQVNLSPSPCLDRVKRLEQEGYIEGYNAKLSEQKLNQSLVAHVQVSLVTSNTAVFKVFKQHILKIDQVVECDMVAGGYDYLLKIRVSDMDEYRQVLGDLVDIPGVGTHHTYMVIEKIKQDPGLRLDF
- a CDS encoding ATP-binding protein — protein: MLKINWWRSLRVQSFIAVMVFGFLLICLFVFYALPEQARWVNDGLSKAAQRSLQQLSTSITTPLLTRQYAELYEQIDSQLEIQPNWKAIRVVDTATQNQLYPLNEWLRESVAGDVTLKERVEFLDKPLAEITLVVNFETEVNEAAKLHYTLIYIQFFILVIFFIALAWLVDYRITTPLRSLEIAFSKLAKGNFDCRVSVQQKNEIGSVTNSFNKMASEVANSHQKVNALRIQAESASKAKSDFMANMSHELRTPLNAILGLAQLYQYDSNASEIQKENAQSIYQAGEHLLLLINDVLDLTSIESGNLQFNFEHAPVKEMLVNCIELVSELARVELVSLHTHDIDSLEGVYLYVDKRRFKQVLLNLLSNAIKYNKVRGKIDIRCKVDSDTRCNIDIEDTGCGFSQDDILRLFKPFDRLGAETSKTHGTGIGLVITKELIERMQGELKVSSKIDNGSCFKVSFNSFTKDAVVAEHISPTGVEATTINKQALPLIKVLVAEDQLTNQQVLKQQLTMLGVDSTFANNGAQAWQILQSNHFDMLLSDIQMPLLNGLELAKKIRSSKKYDELIIIAVTANIMKDNIEACYACGMNGFITKPVELESLKSLLMEHAKGITNTEKNQIEVKEQTSCTFTQLDMPLLCSMLGNEPQTHCLVFNAFLQTACEQVKLIEAFTHSANYTDLAFQAHGLKSSAKSVAALKLSDICQKIESLAEQKKLDETLFFELEMTFNEVLAQLKIYCNQYEQQE